The genomic interval GCTGTCCGCCAAGAAGGGCACGGTGCTGTTCGTCAGCACCAAGCGCCAGGCGCGCGAAATCATTGCCGAAGAGGCGCAGCGCGCCGGCATGCCCTATGTCGATGAGCGCTGGCTCGGCGGCATGTTGACCAACTTCAAGACCGTCAAGACTTCGATCAAGCGGCTCAAGGAACTGGAGCAGATGGCCGAGGACGGTTCCTTGGAAAAGATGACCAAGAAGGAAGCCCTGACCACTCGCCGCGAACTGGAGAAATTGCAGAAGAGCATCGGCGGCATCAAGGACATGGCCGGCCTGCCCGACGCGATCTTCGTGATCGACGTGGGCTTCCACAAGATTGCCGTGACCGAAGCCAACAAGCTGGGCATTCCGCTGGTTGGCGTGGTCGATACCAACCACTCGCCCGAGGGCGTGAGCTACGTGATTCCGGGGAACGACGACTCCAGCCGGGCAATCCGCCTGTATGCGCGCGGCGTGGCCGATGCCATCCTCGAAGGCCGTAACCAGTCGCTGACCGAGCTGGAGCAGCAGATTGCCGGTGACGACGAGTTTGTGGAAGTCGAAGAAGA from Sterolibacterium denitrificans carries:
- the rpsB gene encoding 30S ribosomal protein S2, with product MSASMREMLEAGVHFGHQTRFWNPRMAPYIFGHRNKIHIVNLEKTMVKYQEAMAFVRKLSAKKGTVLFVSTKRQAREIIAEEAQRAGMPYVDERWLGGMLTNFKTVKTSIKRLKELEQMAEDGSLEKMTKKEALTTRRELEKLQKSIGGIKDMAGLPDAIFVIDVGFHKIAVTEANKLGIPLVGVVDTNHSPEGVSYVIPGNDDSSRAIRLYARGVADAILEGRNQSLTELEQQIAGDDEFVEVEEESAE